The following proteins are encoded in a genomic region of Zea mays cultivar B73 chromosome 9, Zm-B73-REFERENCE-NAM-5.0, whole genome shotgun sequence:
- the LOC103638856 gene encoding uncharacterized protein — MLGRGSPRLNMLARGSPRFNMLLSKGAQKKKSPIATASKTHGGSPKGKTRANWNSMLEKTLVDLLHEHNTPEYKGNNGWTPDAWNKIAKEFQERERYAGFSKVQIQEKEKELKRDYRMLKDARKQSGVSWDEKRCMIQADPPIWDNIIKSFPRAKKFRNKSFPLFEALGELHDGNTAEGTYNFTSTQPNGLDLTQIGSGDVPINVEDREDVGDPLADHRQNEVEDRVYEVEGVDVNADRHDERSKRTSAISRNEEEKGPKRPKKSSNIETLMERYLDIRSKQVEDEATQLAREREARGGDDFSIKNCIAVLNTLEVTKEEKVKAYKVFKDPDNRQIFLSACNDDREAALMWLRDEMA, encoded by the exons ATGCTTGGAAGGGGGTCTCCAAGATTAAACATGCTTGCAAGGGGCTCTCCTAGATTTAACATGCTCTTATCTAAAGGTGCACAAAAGAAAAAATCTCCTATAGCTACTGCTTCAAAGACACATGGAGGCTCTCCAAAAG GGAAAACAAGAGCAAATTGGAATTCTATgttagagaagacccttgttgacttgTTACATGAACACAATACACCTGAATATAAGGGTAACAATGGTTGGACACCCGATGCATGGAACAAGATTGCCAAGGAATTTCAAGAGAGGGAAAGATATGCAGGTTTCTCAAAAGTTCAAAtccaagaaaaggaaaaggagttAAAGAGAGATTACAGGATGTTGAAAGATGCGAGGAAACAaagcggagtttcttgggatgagAAAAGGTGTATGATTCAAGCTGATCCACCGATATGGGACAACATAATCAAA TCATTTCCAAGGGCTAAAAAATTCCGCAACAAATCTTTTCCTCTGTTTGAAGCTTTGGGAGAGCTACATGATG GTAATACTGCTGAAGGGACCTACAACTTCACTTCTACTCAACCAAATGGTCTAGATCTCACACAAATTGGGTCTGGAGATGTTCCTATCAATGTAGAAGACCGTGAAGATGTGGGAGACCCTTTGGCAGATCACAGACAAAATGAAGTAGAAGACAGAGTGTATGAAGTTGAAGGGGTTGATGTAAATGCTGATAGGCATGATGAAAGGTCAAAAAGGACTTCTGCTATTTCAaggaatgaagaagaaaaaggaccAAAGAGGCCGAAGAAGAGTTCCAACATAGAAACACTGATGGAGAGGTACCTAGACATTAGAAGCAAACAAGTTGAAGATGAAGCGACACAATTGGCAAGAGAAAGGGAGGCAAGGGGAGGTGATGATTTCTCAATTAAGAATTGCATAGCAGTTCTAAACACATTGGAAGTCACAAAAGAGGAGAAGGTCAAAGCATATAAGGTGTTCAAGGACCCTGACAATCGACAGATATTCTTGAGTGCATGCAATGATGATAGAGAGGCTGCATTGATGTGGTTGAGGGATGAGATGGCTTAG